One segment of Desmodus rotundus isolate HL8 chromosome 6, HLdesRot8A.1, whole genome shotgun sequence DNA contains the following:
- the IL6 gene encoding interleukin-6 yields MNSLCTNTFSPLAFSLGLLLVMATAFPTPVPLGEDSKEETTSKRSPLTSPDQTEKLIKSIMLEISEVKNKMCDNHETCKNSKEALTENKLNLPKLTMRDGCFQSGFNQETCLMRLTTGLVEFQVYLEYLQNTFEDNAKAMQMRIKALVNILKQKNPDEKAVPEPTTDPGLLQQMRSQSEWRKTTTTRLILRSLEDFLQFAQRAVRIM; encoded by the exons ATGAACTCCCTCTGCACAA ACACCTTCAGCCCGCTGGCCTTCTCCCTGGGGCTGCTCCTGGTGATGGCTACTGCTTTCCCTACCCCAGTTCCCCTGGGAGAAGATTCCAAAGAGGAGACCACCTCAAAGAGATCACCACTCACCTCTCCAGACCAAACTGAAAAACTTATTAAGTCCATCATGCTCGAAATCTCTGAAGTGAAAAATAAG ATGTGTGACAACCATGAGACGTGTAAAAACAGCAAGGAGGCACTGACGGAAAACAAGCTGAACCTTCCAAAACTGACAATGAGAGATGGATGCTTCCAATCTGGATTCAACCAG GAGACCTGCTTGATGAGGCTCACCACCGGTCTTGTGGAGTTCCAGGTATACCTGGAGTACCTTCAGAACACGTTTGAGGACAATGCCAAGGCTATGCAGATGAGAATCAAAGCCCTGGTCAATATCCTGAAGCAAAAG AATCCAGATGAAAAAGCCGTCCCTGAGCCCACCACAGACCCCGGCCTGCTGCAGCAGATGCGGTCACAGAGCGAGTGGAGGAAGACCACGACAACTCGCCTCATCCTGCGGAGCCTCGAGGACTTCCTGCAGTTCGCCCAGAGGGCTGTTCGGATAATGTAG